A single Paenibacillus kribbensis DNA region contains:
- a CDS encoding carbohydrate ABC transporter permease has protein sequence MTQRLQKQKLRKKESLGSRMFNIVNSTLLILIALTCLLPFLNIIASSFASTEEVIAKKFILFPVTFSLDAYRYILSTPTIFRGLGVSVGVTIVGTVVSMIFTAFMAYGLSRKYLLGRNTINFIVVFSMLFSGGMIPTFLVVKSMGLINSYWSLILPVAINAFNLIIMRNFFQALPDDLEESAKMDGCNDFGIFFKIMLPLALPSIATISLFYAVAYWNTYMHAILYINDSAKWPIQVLLRQIVIVSSGMQAEGTAVDVIPPAQTIKMAVIVIATVPMLIVYPFVQKHFVKGALLGAVKG, from the coding sequence TTGACGCAACGATTACAAAAACAAAAATTACGAAAAAAAGAATCGCTGGGCAGTCGTATGTTCAACATTGTAAATAGTACATTATTGATTCTCATTGCCCTCACTTGTCTCTTGCCTTTTTTGAATATCATCGCCAGCTCTTTTGCCTCAACCGAAGAAGTGATAGCCAAAAAGTTCATTTTATTCCCGGTTACTTTTTCCTTGGATGCCTACCGTTATATTCTGTCGACTCCCACGATTTTTAGAGGTCTTGGGGTTTCGGTCGGAGTAACGATCGTTGGTACTGTCGTAAGTATGATATTTACCGCTTTTATGGCCTATGGATTATCACGAAAATATTTACTTGGCCGCAATACAATTAATTTCATTGTTGTGTTTTCGATGCTGTTTAGCGGGGGAATGATTCCGACCTTCCTGGTCGTCAAAAGCATGGGGCTTATCAATTCGTATTGGTCCTTGATTCTTCCCGTGGCCATTAATGCGTTTAACCTGATTATTATGCGTAACTTTTTTCAGGCTTTGCCGGATGATTTGGAGGAATCCGCCAAGATGGACGGGTGTAATGATTTTGGGATTTTCTTTAAAATTATGCTGCCGTTAGCCCTGCCTTCGATTGCAACCATTTCCCTTTTCTATGCGGTAGCCTACTGGAATACGTATATGCACGCGATTCTCTACATCAATGACTCTGCCAAATGGCCGATTCAAGTCTTGCTCCGTCAAATTGTAATCGTTTCCAGTGGTATGCAGGCAGAAGGAACCGCTGTAGATGTCATCCCACCTGCACAGACGATTAAGATGGCGGTCATTGTCATTGCAACCGTTCCTATGCTAATCGTGTATCCATTTGTACAAAAGCACTTTGTTAAAGGGGCCTTGTTAGGGGCGGTTAAAGGGTAA
- a CDS encoding helix-turn-helix transcriptional regulator — protein MKKGRMFYTIFITILVLGIGLVASFGSYIYFTTISSVVERVSNTKQSYMAQIRNSLEQKIQTIEYAFNTYSTTSSFNEVVKHPITEKDFIAYRNVNTQLNYIATMGLEGTEYSLISLDQNWKISNGSLSYLTTTEREKLIHTYIEQQDKGLFWIKTDKGIRFVNTLPVFSKKKQAIALSDISSQTLSHTIQTEDHMPVFILNNQGDLMYETEPATRLLSAQQLQHISEVTAKSDNTGMLTLEKTKHQPARQIIYAKSAYNNWTYLTVLDKNEIANAFQTTKFGIILMGLVLTLLIVVVAYFIAIYFTKPFQQIQRSLPKNPNFTFKNEPSKNEIEWIIDSIDTIVTEKESLESLIQSEMPQLETQLILNLFRKRISEEELARKMPRLGYSQLENQMYITMLIQLDNLGDREPSDKDVLLLAINKIVEETIPEQQRMLPIILNDDTQATIFILTDKNEHEIRKQVLDDATLLIQAVKEYLNVSISVGISTAYSNLLESKEACEMSKQALHHRLNLGKESIIFYEDISMVISGPVLLHYPAELESQLFDAIRIGDEEQVHHTVHSLLAEMMTKNNHSMNFEVLLVRFVNNLIQLEQLLGIEVLLTQDNHALYHRLLDIRNPEEIERMLVEQIILPMVKSMKEKTNQQFRSLSEKIAAMIRAEYDQELSLELIGDRLHYNPNYLSSIFKKEYGTTFSEYLMGYRLQMSKKWLVETDMTIKEIAERLQYHNSQNFIRSFRKKEQVTPGAYRKMKQAN, from the coding sequence ATGAAAAAAGGAAGAATGTTCTACACCATTTTTATTACGATTCTGGTTTTGGGAATAGGTTTGGTGGCCAGCTTTGGCAGCTACATCTATTTTACAACAATTAGCTCCGTTGTGGAGAGAGTTTCCAATACCAAGCAAAGCTACATGGCACAGATCAGAAACAGTCTGGAGCAGAAGATACAAACGATTGAATATGCTTTTAATACGTACAGTACGACCAGCTCGTTTAATGAAGTTGTGAAACATCCCATTACCGAAAAAGACTTTATAGCCTATCGGAATGTGAATACGCAGCTCAATTATATTGCCACGATGGGATTGGAAGGAACGGAATATTCACTGATCAGCTTGGACCAAAATTGGAAAATTTCTAATGGAAGCCTGTCCTATTTGACAACAACGGAACGGGAGAAGCTGATTCATACTTATATCGAGCAGCAGGATAAGGGACTATTCTGGATTAAAACAGATAAAGGAATCCGTTTTGTGAATACCCTTCCTGTATTTTCCAAAAAGAAGCAGGCCATTGCTTTGTCTGATATTTCGTCGCAGACGTTAAGTCATACCATTCAAACAGAGGATCATATGCCCGTTTTTATTTTGAATAACCAGGGCGATCTAATGTACGAAACTGAGCCTGCTACCCGCTTATTGTCTGCCCAGCAGCTTCAGCACATTTCAGAAGTTACAGCAAAATCAGACAACACAGGCATGCTGACATTGGAGAAAACGAAGCATCAGCCTGCACGGCAAATCATTTATGCCAAATCTGCATATAACAATTGGACTTACTTAACGGTATTAGATAAAAATGAAATTGCGAATGCATTTCAAACGACCAAATTTGGGATCATCCTGATGGGACTTGTGCTGACGCTTTTAATTGTAGTGGTGGCGTATTTCATTGCTATTTATTTTACCAAGCCATTCCAGCAGATTCAACGCAGCCTCCCAAAAAACCCTAATTTCACCTTCAAAAATGAGCCTTCCAAAAATGAAATTGAATGGATCATTGATTCCATCGACACCATTGTAACAGAGAAGGAAAGCCTGGAAAGCCTCATTCAGTCCGAAATGCCGCAGCTTGAAACCCAATTGATTCTCAACCTGTTCCGCAAGCGTATTTCTGAGGAGGAATTGGCACGAAAAATGCCTCGCCTCGGCTATTCGCAGCTTGAGAATCAAATGTATATTACGATGCTGATCCAACTGGACAATCTGGGCGATCGGGAGCCATCGGATAAAGATGTACTGCTGCTAGCCATTAACAAAATCGTAGAAGAAACCATTCCAGAGCAGCAGCGCATGCTGCCCATCATTTTGAATGATGATACCCAGGCTACCATTTTCATATTGACAGACAAGAACGAGCATGAAATAAGAAAGCAGGTACTGGATGATGCGACCCTTTTGATTCAAGCCGTAAAAGAGTATTTGAATGTATCCATCAGCGTAGGCATTAGCACTGCGTACAGTAACTTATTAGAAAGTAAAGAAGCCTGTGAGATGAGCAAGCAAGCCCTGCATCATCGTTTGAATTTAGGTAAAGAGTCGATTATTTTTTACGAAGATATTTCCATGGTCATTTCAGGTCCGGTGCTGCTTCACTATCCTGCGGAATTGGAATCGCAGCTGTTTGACGCCATCCGAATAGGGGATGAAGAGCAGGTACATCATACGGTCCATTCCTTATTGGCGGAAATGATGACCAAAAACAATCATTCCATGAACTTTGAGGTGCTGCTGGTACGGTTTGTGAATAACCTCATCCAATTGGAGCAGCTGTTAGGGATCGAAGTATTGCTGACACAAGACAATCATGCCCTGTATCATCGCCTGCTGGATATCCGAAACCCGGAAGAGATTGAGCGTATGCTGGTAGAGCAAATTATTTTGCCTATGGTAAAAAGCATGAAGGAGAAGACGAATCAGCAATTCCGCTCGCTCTCGGAAAAAATTGCCGCTATGATCCGTGCTGAATATGATCAAGAATTATCATTGGAACTCATTGGTGACCGGCTTCATTACAATCCGAATTATTTGAGCAGTATCTTCAAAAAAGAATACGGAACGACGTTCAGCGAATATCTGATGGGCTACCGTCTGCAAATGAGCAAGAAATGGCTCGTCGAAACGGATATGACGATTAAAGAAATCGCCGAGCGCTTGCAATATCATAATTCGCAAAACTTTATTCGCTCGTTTCGGAAGAAGGAACAGGTCACACCGGGAGCTTATCGGAAGATGAAGCAAGCCAATTGA